The DNA sequence AATTGAGGGTGCATATAGCAACGCATTCCACACAACTCAAAATGAGTGTCAACCAAAACACCAAAtgatatataaaagaaagttaATATACATGCATGAATAGTAGTGGAAAGCAATAGACGAATAGTCTATGTTGAATAAGATGAGACTGCACAAACTATGTTTATCCAAATCAGACCTAAGCAAACCAACTAGGCTTCAAACATCAACCATGGAGAGTGTTCTAGCAACCGCAAAGCCGGCTCTTCTCTCCTCGAACGAGTACTCGATTTGTTCAGTTGCACGAACACCAGGCGTGAAAGGGGTTTTAGCGGTTCGCATAGCACTCGACGCTGTTTGAGGAGTGGCTGGCACTGGGATTGGCATTGCCTTTGGTGTTCTGTTCTCATCATTTGCAGAATAATACCTCTTCGTTGGCGTTGCTGCAGCTGGAGTTTTGTAACCACCAAGCTCAGCATCTTGAAGCACCGCGTTCTTCGTGTTCTGGTCCTCCTGCTGAAGAATGACATTGGAGCATAATGAAGAGAGGGGGGAGAGGGCCTTCCTCAATCTTGCTGATCCACTCTGATGTGAGATTGATGCATTGCTCGAATGCTGTTTAACCGCGCCATTGTGCGTGTTTTTCTTGCCTGTGTGGTAGAGAGTAATCAGCACATATATGTACAGTCTGTTCATAAAGAGTTTGTGAAAGAACTTTACCAGAAGAGAGAGCTGCAAGGCCAGCATGGTGATGGTTGTTGTTCAAAGTCTGGCGTTTCACAGGATTTTTCTTGTGAAGGCTACGCGAAGAGGGAGTAGCTTTATCAAGTGCAGTTTGGAGCGCGGCTCCTCCTAATGAAAACCTCTTACTAGCTGGACCTCCAGTTGAAGGTCTTAAACTCTTGGCACCGCTCTTGGATGGACTAGGCTTTGAACCATAGATTGCTTCTTGCTCAGCCATCAACTGTCCCTGCAGCTTCTTCTGATCCTACACATGACCCATCAAGTgtattaatatactatatcaCTACCAAAGAATCCCACACAGGTTCATGCTCAACAATGTATTAAGCATACCTTCTGAATTTGACGCTCTTGTTCTTTCAAGAGCTTTATTTCGGTGTACTGATCAATCATGGAAATTAGACCAACCTagatcacaaaattaaaattaaaattaaaattatgtaacATGTTATCATGGCTGTTGAATCCAACAGGAACAAGGATCTCATAAACTAAGAGGAATGCTTACACCATCGTACAGGAACTCTgtgtttctttctttctcccAAGCTTTTAACTTTGACTTCAGAGTGTCTACCATTCCTTTGATACCAAGATATACAAGTGACTACGATATAAGTATTTCAGTTtgctttattattatgatgaaGGGTGAGCATTTGTACCtggaattttatttacaaGCACACGAGCCTTCTCAGCACGTTTAAGCATAAGATGTGCACCTCGCCCAGCATTGTAACGATTGTCATCCTATTTAGTAATACCGTTAGAAATATCTTTAGGAGGgagcatatttatatactgAAACAAAATTAAGGAAACATATACAACAATATGACTAACCCTGTTGTATTCTTCTAGCCAGCATTCTTCTTCGCATGCAAGCAACCATTTCTGGACCTTTTCAAGAATCTCTTTTCTACTGAAAGCTTCCTCTTTAACCTTGGAAATTTGTGCCTCTAATTCTTCAAGTAGATAGGATGCACTGATAGCCCCTGCATAATTGAGAGAATAAGGGAGATGAGAATGGCCATTTATCACCTACTCCTACTATTCTTTTCAATGTATTGCCTCAGTTTACATTGTATGcctcttatttaattttcttattaaacagaccaaaaggaaaaaacaaaataacccGTTAGCAAGTGAGTTTAGCAGAAAGGAGCTATACCTGACTCGATAGATTCTATAGAGAGATCTTTTATAGATTGTTCTTCAACAACCATGTGTGATTTCAGACATATTTCCTCCAAAATCAATCTCTTTTTCATAAGTActtctttaattttacttgttttcatttcTTGCAGCCTCAAAACTTCTGCCTCAGCCTATGGACAAGAAATGTTAGTATGTACAGCACTGCCAATCATAGGGAAAAAACATGGTGCCTTCTAGATACCGCTAAACAATATGaaagggagagagaaagagtacATCATTGATTATCTCTAAAGACAGGCTGTTGGGCTCAGTTAATTCATTTTCTGCAGCTGCGATGGTAAGTGTTACATTCTGGAACATTTGTTGCTCCTCAACTGGTGTATCCATCATAGTCCAGAGTTCTACCATGGTCATTGCAAGATCTTGAAGCTGAAAATGCAACCAATATGAGAGATGATAAATTGCTAGAAAGAAAGTTGACTTGAAACTAAGCATACCCTTTGCATGCGCTGCAACTTAACATTCTTAAGCCTAGATATGACAGTAGATAAACCCTGTATCGTATCTGCACTTATGCTTTTCTTTTCACATGTGTTGTCCAGAGACGGATGAACACTGCAAATTGTCGATTTGAAGTCCATCCCAAGCACCGCGCATAGAGCATTAGCAATATTCAATAGATGAAGCAGCTGTTCTCTGCGTTCATCCTGTGCAATGCACATAAATTACGTGAACTCAATAAGAAAAGGAAGTCGGTGTCAACTCTCTGCTAAAGCAGAGGGCTCCCAGACACAATGAGATAGATTTATATGCTTCTAAACAAGATCAAGAGGTGTAGTGGTATTTTCTGTATTGTTGTAAACTTCAAATATCATCATTTCATAATGTCATCTCTTAACAACTCTATTATTTAAGAGGCAATTAGCTCTAACGTCAACATAAGAAAAAGTGAAGAAGGAGAACAGtaccttttctttttgcaaCAAAAGCAACTGAGTACGTAAGTCATCCAACTTTTTTATAGACAAATCACTCTCATCAACAGATATTTCAACAAGACTTGTTTCCGTTGAGCCAGCAAGCTCTATAGAGATgctattaatttgtttcagAACCTCTGAAAATTGGCTCTTCctctcatttcttttctctctcatatccTCCAGTTGGGGCATAATTGTCTCAAGCTCTTGCTTCAGGCTCCCAGAACTCTGTTTAAAACAGCAAAGTCACTATTTATAAAAGCATATTAAGTATCTAAAACCTCTCAATTTTATGTACTGAAGGCTTTAAGTTGgcttctttttttccttataCTACTCTGTGCACTTTCACCTTCTTTATATGAGGTGGTCGGTCTCCCAATGCAGCGCTAATGTCCGCAAGCTGGGCTTCAGCATCAGCAACTGTCTGTCTCAGCTGAGCTCTTGAACGGTTTGCATGATCCACTTTCCTTCTATATGCATCTAGACATTCTTGTTCAAGTTCAAAAAGCATTATGTCCCTATCATTATCAGCCTCTCCAACTTCATCCCATATTTTCTGATCACAGTAAccatttcaaaacaaatatttttgtatgtcAGGTAACAAAGTTTCAACAATCCCTATCTGTTACAGAAAGACAAGAAAACATTTTCTGAGATCACCTGTAGCTCTAACAAAAGAGAACCGCAAGTCGTTTCCATTTTCAAACCTTGATCGGTATGCTGGCCGTACACTCCAAGCCTGATGTGCCAATAATCCCACAACAGAAGTAATAggttagaaaaaaatatatatagccCCAAATAACAGCTAAAACCCTTAATCAGGgagaatgaaaattgaattagtGACTCCAACAACCGAAAATTTAGTGTCAAAATTATAGGAAGATATAACATGCAATTTCTATCCGATTACTGTACAAATAGTATATACTAACACATGATCAAATAGTCATCAACCGTTcgaaacaaacaaacaaaacatggataaatttagaaaaagcTAAGAAACATGTCACTGTAACTCATCTGATAGATCAATTCTCCACAAATAATAACACCACGACACATAATTCAAGTTTCAAGACGCATATCAAACAATACTCtacacaaaagaaaataaagaaaaaaaccaTATCCTCCGAATCAACCAAAAGTTCCAAAAACACGAAATTTCCACGTCATCGCCATCATCAAGAGCAATCACACCACTCCACATTAGGAAATTATACATGTAACTCCTCCGTTCAACTGATCgtctcaaaaagaaaataacagaaaaacaaaatgacaaaacgGCAAACCTCAACTCGAAAACGGTTGATCGCAGTTGCAATTCCGGAATAACGCTCCGAACTCGTGGCGGATTGAGCAGAAGATTATCCCTCAAGCGTATATTTCGTGTGTAGATTGCAGAATAGGAACTGTGGAAATGTAAAGAGAAATACGTAAGGTTtgtatttgaataaaaaaaaagtattgaGAGGGAAAATGATACGAAATTGAAATCGttatttttcttatcttttatCCTTTTTTAACGGAGAAAggtaatttgaaatttgaaacaagatttaatttggatgaattttaAACTTTCGAAATTTCGAATTAATCTCTGCTTTTatgcttcttttcttttgtgtttaggttatcaaatttttatttactttttctttttaaaactATCTttgaacaatgaaaaaaaaagaagaaaaacgaaTATATCACATCACACATTCGCAACTTTATTAGGATTATTACTATTGATTAGAAATTCAAAAACAGCCaaattaatggagtataaaattttataagtaaGCAGATTAAAATCCAattgtaaaaattataaacttagATCGAGCAAATTGGTTCTAAATAGTTGACGAATATAGAGAAAGAATTTTGTGTTTGGCATACTTTTCTATCACTTCCAAGAAGGGATAAACGGTTCTCAATTTTGcgcaaaattttatttttgttaattcaatcattttagctagtacaaaaaaatatactactatttttattttgcaaatatattttctaaagtaaataaatattttttatttattttctctcacatATAAAAaccacatttttatttttgaaaaattcaaaaatatgagAATGTAAGTAACTggagaattaaaataaaaatgcaaaaatatgGTGATGTCGCATATGATGGATTGATGATGCGACACATAATATATGAATGGTAATGTTTATTAGATGCCATGAGTATCAAACATGTTATGAACATAAAACACCAATCtttgtatacatatattatgtgAACAAAGCATTATATTTAGCATAAAAAGCTATCACACAATTagttcataataaaatttcaccTCCAATCACTTAAAAATTCAACCTATGCATCTTTTCGTATTCATTCTAATActgtaataaatttttatatgttgCAGTATTGTTTAAGGGAGAACCAGCAActacaaaagaagaagaatacaTATACAACACATTCAGCCGAACAATATTCTTGAAAGAAATGCTTATACTAAAGTTGATGGGATGCCCCAAGGACATGCAATAGTGCAACACAAAAGCGACACTTAGAGACCCAAGCAGCAAGCTACCTAAAtgggagaaaaataaatgtaatatcGTGTGGGCCAATGACACACATATAAGAATAGATACTACACTTGATCTTAGCCAAAAGGCCGAGAAAGGTATGAGTTTTCCATCGACTGGCCCATGCTTTTATTACATCGCATTATAGTGCGATTGGATTATAAACtctccaaaataaaattccacTACAGCAAGAAATTAAGAATCCTGAATTTTAACGGAGCCATCTTGCTTGGAATTGTGAGACTTGACTGCAGCAGCTGGTCTGTAGTTTTTGTTTCCCACATAACTAGACTTCTTGGCTCTTAATCTATTGCCATGACTGCCCTTCTCTTCTCGAgtgattgtgtgtgtgtttctcTGCATTTGCTCTGAATGCAAGTTGTTTTTCCAAGATGAATACCAGCTCCTGAGACTTAGCCATCTGCAGAGtcacatatttattttcatggtGAGGAGAAAACAACTaagaaaagttgaaaaaacaaacatgaCCATATATAACTCACTGAGATCTCTTATTACTTGTATACAACTTGCGCTCTCTTGTTCCAAGCTGGTTGAGAGGCTACCAGACCAAACACTCAGGCCCTTCTTGGTAAGATTGAATGAAATGAGAGAGGGATGGAATGTATTCATTCCACCACATGTGCATTCCATTCCATTATACCAAGAAAACTGGAAGTAGAAATCACCATTCCATTCTAGAGAGGCAACTCAGttgtatatataaacaaaaccTGCCTCCTTTCAGGTTAATCCCAATTCTTATCTGGGAGCTGCTAATTCTCAAACTTGTGCCTGTTCACCACCCTGCAGCCACAGGTGGAGTCTGCTCTTGGATACAATGATCACATACTTGGGACTTCATTGAACTATCAACGTAACAGTAGCACATAAATAAACAACTCAAAGAGAGATTCCCATTTAGTACATACTAAACATTTCAAGAATTCAGGACATAGAAgtaagaaaaggaaaagagaaaagggaGATTAAGATAGCTTCCAATGCAAATATTAGCATACCAGATATTATAACATAAATAATCACAAAGAGAAATAACATAAACTTAAGGACCATCTTCCAGTTCAGTCTTAATAATGCATTGAAAAACAGAGTATATCTGGAGCTAAACCTATTGTTTGAAAATGGGGTACTCAAGCATCCTATACATGATGATAATCATGGAGAGGCAACATCCATCACAGGGATTGTTGAGTCCACTTTTATGCAAGAGCAATGTCACATATTCACCTGCAGGGACACTagtatatcaaataacacaaacaaaattatgtgaatTACTTTGTCAATGTTATTAGCATTTACGTTATGCAGAGTAAATACATGAAATTGACATAGCTCATTCATGATTCTCGTTCAATGAATAACATGTCATACACCCGATGAGCACTCAAATGCCAAGATATGACAGCTTATATGGATTATATAAGGTGGGTGTGCATGCCTAAGGTCATAAAATCTGCCCTTAAACGTAAGGAGCCATAAAACAAGATTTTCACATCTACAAAAGGATGACTATATCATTTGCATTTACAACGTTCGGCTCAAACATATTTTGTTGGCTTGTAGACATCACTCTCACTGGCCATTGTCTATCCTATATTACGTCAAACCCAGCATTTACCTCATTAACAGCAAATCTCATCAATATATAAATCTTAAGTATGTGAACAAATAGATTCATATGCATTCTTACATCTTTCATGCTAAAACATAAAGCAGCAGCTTGTACCTGTAGATACCCAGCATGTTATGTATGTAAGAATTCACCTTCTTAAGCCTCCACAGGCTGAAATGCCACCACAGGATGAACAAGAAATAATAGAAAACGATCAGACAGTAAAAATAGGGATAGAATCAGAGAAGATAAATCATAAACATTTGCCCAATGCCAACTCATCAAACAGTGTCTCAAATATTCCTAATATTGACAAGATTTATGATTAATATCCCATtgccaacaaaaaatattagtaagaATTTCAAGAATCCAATCTTACTAAATTCATCAAATGGAAAATGATGCTATTAATTCCTTGACCTCTAATAAAATTTCTTGGATATTATCATAAGGCCTTAAATCTCTGGCATCAAAGGCAacagtaatttttaaaaagctGTAG is a window from the Salvia hispanica cultivar TCC Black 2014 chromosome 1, UniMelb_Shisp_WGS_1.0, whole genome shotgun sequence genome containing:
- the LOC125201306 gene encoding 65-kDa microtubule-associated protein 3-like — protein: METTCGSLLLELQKIWDEVGEADNDRDIMLFELEQECLDAYRRKVDHANRSRAQLRQTVADAEAQLADISAALGDRPPHIKKSSGSLKQELETIMPQLEDMREKRNERKSQFSEVLKQINSISIELAGSTETSLVEISVDESDLSIKKLDDLRTQLLLLQKEKDERREQLLHLLNIANALCAVLGMDFKSTICSVHPSLDNTCEKKSISADTIQGLSTVISRLKNVKLQRMQRLQDLAMTMVELWTMMDTPVEEQQMFQNVTLTIAAAENELTEPNSLSLEIINDAEAEVLRLQEMKTSKIKEVLMKKRLILEEICLKSHMVVEEQSIKDLSIESIESGAISASYLLEELEAQISKVKEEAFSRKEILEKVQKWLLACEEECWLEEYNRDDNRYNAGRGAHLMLKRAEKARVLVNKIPGMVDTLKSKLKAWEKERNTEFLYDGVGLISMIDQYTEIKLLKEQERQIQKKKLQGQLMAEQEAIYGSKPSPSKSGAKSLRPSTGGPASKRFSLGGAALQTALDKATPSSRSLHKKNPVKRQTLNNNHHHAGLAALSSGKKNTHNGAVKQHSSNASISHQSGSARLRKALSPLSSLCSNVILQQEDQNTKNAVLQDAELGGYKTPAAATPTKRYYSANDENRTPKAMPIPVPATPQTASSAMRTAKTPFTPGVRATEQIEYSFEERRAGFAVARTLSMVDV